A region of Chitinophaga horti DNA encodes the following proteins:
- a CDS encoding alginate lyase family protein, with protein sequence MRTLLIMLCLTACATVHAQETFLLKKEMLQETRRKITRKDPATLKALAWLVKECDTLLTRGPYSVTYKSKVPPSGDKHDYMSVGPYWWPDSSKADGLPYIRKDGQINPERYTIRDADFQSSLNREVYTLAIGWYFTGKEAYARHAAKLLRTWYIDTATRMNPNLNYGQAIPGITDGRGIGLIDTRNADKLIDGMQLLKNSGALPKADYKAIQQWFNQYLTWMRTSPVGLDEADEKNNHGTWYDVQAVAIALFTEQKDSARLWLEQQTKARIESQLKQDGSQPHELARTLSWNYSQMNLKAFFELALLAENVNVDLWQYKTASGKTIEKAFSWLLPFAEGKQTWQHQQIKHMDTDGYLELAVMAKRKYPQLDLAPLYQKHNNYYNPMLQLVGWTY encoded by the coding sequence ATGAGAACACTATTGATAATGTTATGCCTGACCGCCTGTGCCACCGTCCACGCACAGGAAACGTTTCTGCTCAAAAAAGAAATGCTGCAGGAAACCCGCCGTAAGATAACGCGTAAAGACCCGGCAACGCTGAAGGCGCTAGCCTGGCTGGTGAAGGAATGTGATACCTTGCTCACGCGCGGTCCGTATTCCGTAACGTATAAAAGCAAAGTGCCTCCCAGTGGCGATAAGCACGATTACATGAGTGTAGGTCCCTACTGGTGGCCGGATTCGTCCAAGGCTGACGGTTTGCCCTACATTCGTAAAGACGGCCAGATTAACCCCGAACGTTACACGATCAGGGATGCGGACTTTCAATCATCGCTTAACCGGGAAGTATACACGCTGGCGATTGGCTGGTATTTTACAGGGAAAGAAGCTTATGCAAGGCATGCCGCGAAATTGCTGCGCACCTGGTACATCGACACGGCTACGCGCATGAACCCGAACCTCAATTACGGACAGGCGATACCCGGTATTACAGATGGCCGTGGCATTGGGCTGATCGATACGCGTAACGCCGATAAACTCATCGATGGGATGCAGCTGCTGAAAAACTCCGGCGCGCTTCCTAAAGCCGATTACAAAGCCATTCAACAATGGTTTAACCAATATTTAACCTGGATGCGTACCAGCCCGGTGGGATTGGATGAGGCGGATGAAAAGAATAACCATGGCACCTGGTACGATGTACAGGCGGTGGCCATCGCCTTGTTCACGGAACAGAAAGATTCGGCGCGACTGTGGTTGGAGCAGCAAACGAAGGCGCGCATTGAAAGCCAGTTGAAGCAAGATGGCAGTCAACCGCACGAGCTGGCCCGCACGCTCTCCTGGAACTATTCACAAATGAACCTGAAAGCATTTTTTGAACTGGCTTTGCTGGCCGAAAATGTAAACGTAGATTTATGGCAATATAAAACCGCCTCCGGCAAAACGATAGAGAAAGCATTCAGTTGGCTGCTGCCATTTGCAGAAGGCAAACAAACCTGGCAGCATCAGCAGATTAAACATATGGACACAGACGGCTACCTGGAATTAGCAGTCATGGCTAAACGAAAGTACCCACAGCTGGACCTGGCGCCACTTTATCAGAAACATAACAATTACTATAACCCGATGCTGCAGCTGGTTGGCTGGACTTACTAG
- a CDS encoding DUF4466 family protein — MLIRNILLLLLLPVAFAACSEDEGYETPVPENRLQNDVIKRSMGPNIVGNNIEFAYAMALPPAKGKLSNAQVEATIAGAGPTYLEHRSFYTNGAGQDVGVVIGAPSVSTGAVTKVDFTVDTSAATLRYFYNVPDAARGKAVSFTFSAQSSDGEKVTYKMGPYNVSKMDMKLDMVVKDAGNCFISIADMAVYNAADAGTKGAAIDLVYIYRALTNATYNHAFVSPVAEAQYLQGATIPVGLTNSCKLVKAWGLRDVQLSRAAYNVFIDDIDFEKTDFTNAPNYAINMKAEAGIWVETADKKYRAYIYINKIDNAGKGATISIKRYPL; from the coding sequence ATGTTAATCAGGAATATATTATTACTGCTTTTGCTGCCCGTAGCCTTTGCCGCCTGCTCAGAAGATGAGGGCTACGAAACGCCTGTGCCGGAAAACCGCCTGCAGAACGACGTGATCAAACGATCGATGGGACCGAACATCGTAGGCAACAACATCGAATTTGCCTATGCCATGGCCCTGCCGCCCGCCAAAGGTAAACTGAGCAACGCACAGGTAGAAGCGACCATCGCCGGTGCTGGTCCCACTTATCTCGAACACCGGTCGTTTTACACGAATGGAGCCGGACAAGATGTAGGTGTAGTGATTGGCGCGCCATCCGTAAGCACAGGCGCCGTAACGAAGGTTGACTTTACAGTCGATACATCGGCCGCCACGCTGCGTTACTTCTACAACGTTCCCGACGCCGCACGTGGCAAAGCGGTGAGCTTTACCTTCAGCGCTCAAAGCAGCGATGGCGAAAAGGTAACTTATAAAATGGGGCCTTACAACGTGTCTAAAATGGATATGAAGCTGGACATGGTGGTGAAAGACGCCGGCAACTGTTTTATTTCTATTGCAGATATGGCGGTGTACAATGCCGCAGATGCCGGCACTAAGGGCGCTGCCATCGACCTGGTATATATTTACCGCGCGCTGACGAATGCTACTTATAACCACGCGTTCGTATCACCTGTAGCCGAAGCACAATACCTGCAGGGTGCTACTATACCCGTAGGACTCACAAACAGTTGTAAGCTTGTAAAAGCCTGGGGACTGCGGGATGTGCAGTTGTCGAGAGCAGCTTATAATGTGTTTATCGACGATATCGATTTCGAGAAGACCGATTTTACCAATGCACCGAATTACGCGATCAACATGAAAGCGGAAGCAGGCATTTGGGTAGAAACGGCCGATAAAAAATACAGGGCATATATCTACATTAATAAGATAGATAATGCAGGCAAGGGCGCAACGATCAGTATCAAGCGCTATCCCCTGTAA
- a CDS encoding DUF5018 domain-containing protein → MKKFFVFSILIVTAALVLNGCKKEFPVDEDGLLITSRTECFITDLDLLGADQQTVRTGPTLVDTSALTINVTVFFGTDLKNIYPVFSLAQDCKLDPKVVKTDFSDLAAPRKYTVISGNRKIKRTYTVYVTVKQ, encoded by the coding sequence ATGAAAAAGTTTTTTGTATTCTCCATATTGATAGTAACAGCCGCACTCGTGTTAAACGGCTGTAAAAAGGAATTCCCGGTGGATGAAGACGGGTTGCTGATCACCAGTCGTACCGAGTGTTTCATCACCGATCTCGACCTGCTTGGCGCGGATCAGCAAACCGTTCGTACGGGGCCCACTTTGGTAGATACCTCGGCGCTGACGATCAACGTAACGGTGTTTTTTGGTACTGATCTGAAAAACATTTACCCGGTATTTAGCCTGGCGCAGGATTGCAAGCTGGATCCGAAAGTCGTAAAGACCGACTTCTCCGACCTGGCAGCTCCGCGTAAGTACACCGTTATTTCCGGTAACAGGAAGATCAAACGGACGTACACTGTTTACGTAACCGTAAAGCAATAG
- a CDS encoding RagB/SusD family nutrient uptake outer membrane protein: MKRLNSIISGVAVITALATFTAGCRKDLLNQKPTGELDAGAFWKTENDAVIALQGAYADIRPVFDRDYYFDGMGDFVRVRGTSALSGNLQKGDAYHNGNYAPGGGNPQSGGSFDKMYRYLYGGVNRANYVIDNVNRMLTTAAPTSVAGLERIVGEARLLRGMLYFRLITLWGDVPYIGKTVFADSEVSKLARTPIAQVKDSIMADFTYAFEKLPIKATEFGRASKPAALAFRGKLQLYWACWNGFGWPELAGFTPSPAAAEEAYKAAAEDFRKVINDYGLTLWRNGDPGLCDPPGKADNLPNYYYLFTPQANQGNTEMIMVFTHGGTGTNQGEELMRDVAGRSHESSQCWVSPRYEIADRYQLIATGDYAPKLVPTDPSVAGARTAVNSAINPQSYAGRDYRMKASIMWDYEMSVGMAALKSTGWVPFLYKTWTQPITIGGVTYNPYNTDGTNSGYVFRKYLRNYAGQGRSDGDYAFPVMRLADVFLMYAEATNAVSGPQADAIDLLNRIRRRGNLPALAPAKTANKEAFLEAIEQERIIELLAEGHRYFDIRRWRKLEQIWGAPGSAGVWMRDTHGGQVQQFYQNQPERNYQQFYIWRIPTGERDRNPNLTQNTPWL, encoded by the coding sequence ATGAAAAGACTGAACAGCATTATATCAGGCGTGGCCGTGATTACCGCACTGGCCACATTTACGGCGGGATGCCGCAAAGACCTGCTGAACCAGAAGCCTACGGGAGAGCTGGATGCAGGTGCTTTCTGGAAAACAGAGAACGATGCGGTGATTGCGTTGCAAGGCGCGTACGCAGATATTCGACCGGTGTTTGACCGTGATTATTATTTCGATGGGATGGGCGATTTTGTTCGGGTGCGCGGCACGAGTGCATTGAGCGGCAACCTGCAAAAGGGCGATGCCTATCATAACGGCAACTATGCACCGGGCGGGGGTAACCCACAATCCGGCGGCTCGTTCGACAAAATGTACCGTTACCTCTATGGCGGCGTGAACCGCGCTAACTACGTAATCGATAACGTGAACAGGATGCTCACCACCGCGGCACCAACATCCGTAGCAGGACTAGAGCGTATAGTAGGAGAGGCCCGGCTGTTACGCGGCATGCTCTACTTCCGCCTCATCACGCTCTGGGGTGATGTGCCTTACATTGGTAAAACCGTGTTTGCCGATTCGGAAGTGAGTAAGTTAGCACGCACCCCCATCGCTCAGGTAAAAGATTCCATCATGGCCGACTTTACCTATGCGTTTGAGAAACTGCCCATTAAAGCGACAGAATTTGGTCGTGCCAGCAAACCCGCAGCATTAGCTTTCAGGGGTAAACTGCAATTGTACTGGGCATGCTGGAATGGCTTCGGTTGGCCCGAGCTGGCAGGGTTTACACCTAGTCCCGCAGCGGCAGAAGAAGCTTACAAAGCAGCGGCGGAAGATTTCAGGAAGGTGATCAACGATTACGGTTTAACGCTCTGGCGTAACGGCGATCCTGGTTTGTGCGATCCGCCGGGTAAGGCTGATAATCTGCCCAATTATTACTACCTGTTCACACCGCAGGCCAACCAGGGCAATACAGAAATGATCATGGTATTTACGCATGGTGGTACGGGTACAAACCAGGGTGAGGAACTGATGCGTGATGTAGCCGGTCGTTCCCACGAAAGCTCGCAGTGCTGGGTGTCGCCGCGTTATGAAATTGCCGATCGATACCAGTTGATTGCTACTGGTGACTACGCGCCTAAACTGGTACCAACCGATCCGAGTGTAGCGGGTGCGCGCACCGCCGTTAACTCCGCCATCAACCCACAAAGCTATGCCGGCCGCGATTATCGCATGAAGGCGTCTATCATGTGGGATTATGAAATGAGCGTGGGCATGGCCGCATTGAAGTCTACCGGCTGGGTGCCTTTCCTTTACAAAACCTGGACGCAGCCCATTACTATTGGTGGTGTGACCTACAATCCTTATAACACCGATGGTACCAACTCCGGCTACGTATTTCGCAAGTACCTGCGCAACTATGCTGGTCAGGGCCGCAGCGATGGCGATTATGCCTTCCCGGTAATGCGACTGGCAGATGTGTTCCTGATGTATGCAGAAGCTACCAACGCCGTTTCCGGGCCGCAGGCGGACGCGATCGATTTGCTGAACAGGATTCGTCGTCGCGGTAATTTGCCCGCACTGGCACCTGCTAAAACCGCAAATAAAGAAGCGTTCCTTGAAGCGATTGAACAGGAAAGGATCATTGAATTGCTGGCAGAAGGGCATCGCTACTTCGACATCCGCCGCTGGCGTAAACTGGAGCAGATATGGGGCGCTCCCGGTTCTGCAGGCGTGTGGATGAGAGATACACATGGCGGCCAGGTACAACAGTTTTACCAGAACCAGCCCGAAAGGAATTACCAGCAGTTTTACATCTGGCGCATCCCGACCGGTGAGCGTGACCGTAATCCAAACCTGACTCAGAACACGCCCTGGCTGTAA
- a CDS encoding SusC/RagA family TonB-linked outer membrane protein, producing the protein MSKHLPRSFAIRRLPLCRLLIPSVALFALSPNVRAAMTTTIVFQDQQPTAAKDGVATGKVVDEANQPLPGVTVSVKGARLGTVTDAQGNFSLRSTSSLAGQTLEFSFMGYLAQQVAYTGEALRVTLKSDQKALGEVIVVGYGTQKKVNMVGAVSAITVDQKITSRSLPNASSALSGLVPGLAVTQSTGMAGRNNAALMIRGLGTVNNANPLVVVDGMPDVNINRVNINDIESISVLKDATSASIYGSRAANGVILITTKSGKGQRRTQLNFNGNYAIEQPVKSYNFMNDYARALTVHQRAALNNTLRSQLLFKDGTIDQWMALAMIDPLKYPSTDWWDIIMRNGTMQNYNVSATGGTEASNFFFSVGTLDQKGLQINNDYKQYNARFNFDYKLKKNMNTGVRFFGNWSQFKYALEDGYTDDDAANTAGFDMQYAIAGITPYDPVSGYFGGVMAYNEDPQAYNPYTVYTNALNRQNRQEANTMAYIDWTPIKGLTARLDYTLNYYNQFRYKADMPNRAYNFQQGIFGSRIYVGDNAPIQNFTNTGYKTMMNARLNYNTQIGKNHELGALFVYSEEYWFDRWQNGSRNDRLYPTLHELDAALPDIQSASGNTNTEGMRSYIGRVNYTAFQRYLLEANFRVDGSSRFLPGSQYGLFSSVAAGWRFSEEAFMASTRSWLSNGKVRVSYGGLGNNSGVGRYEQLNTLASSSYMINATSVKGLVNSKMVNTSLTWENTDVLNIGLDLGFFNGRLTTEMDYYDRLTTGMNRPSDFSIHLSGAYNPPPRRNIGNLRNRGVEMNLTWADKMGDFNYLFNFNGSHNWTRLESWNEFLGRGYTFLGMPYHFVYVYEDMGIAQTWQDVYNATPQGAQPGDILRKDLNGDGKIDGNDQKAYPKLQRDRPTTFLSLRSSLSWKGIDLSFLLTGALGRKDYVTNNYNNTNMGTQRYASTWDHYYNTWNLDNRAAEWPRLGGSGGNRSETQYWLDNMNYMRLKNIQLGYNLPQQWMEKLKINNFRVFGSTENLATITKYRGLDPEIQANRSNAYPLTKSYSVGVNVGF; encoded by the coding sequence ATGTCAAAACATTTACCGCGATCATTCGCTATTCGCCGGCTGCCCTTATGCCGGCTGTTGATCCCGTCGGTGGCGCTGTTCGCCCTGTCGCCCAATGTGAGGGCGGCGATGACCACGACGATCGTTTTCCAGGACCAGCAACCCACTGCTGCTAAAGATGGCGTAGCCACCGGTAAGGTGGTAGACGAAGCCAATCAACCGCTGCCTGGCGTAACGGTGTCTGTAAAAGGTGCCCGCTTAGGTACGGTAACCGATGCCCAGGGCAACTTTAGTCTCCGCAGCACTTCCAGCCTCGCCGGTCAAACGCTGGAGTTTTCTTTCATGGGTTATCTTGCCCAACAAGTAGCTTACACCGGTGAAGCACTGCGCGTAACGCTGAAGTCTGACCAAAAAGCGTTAGGTGAGGTAATCGTAGTGGGCTACGGCACGCAAAAGAAAGTAAACATGGTAGGCGCTGTTTCTGCCATTACGGTGGACCAGAAAATTACAAGCCGCTCGTTACCCAATGCATCCTCGGCCCTGTCCGGACTCGTTCCCGGATTGGCTGTTACGCAGTCTACAGGCATGGCCGGCCGTAACAACGCCGCCCTGATGATACGTGGCCTGGGTACGGTAAACAATGCCAACCCGCTTGTAGTAGTAGATGGTATGCCGGATGTAAACATTAACCGCGTTAACATCAATGATATCGAAAGTATCTCCGTACTGAAAGACGCGACCTCCGCATCGATCTACGGTTCGCGTGCGGCCAATGGCGTTATATTGATCACGACCAAATCGGGTAAGGGCCAACGACGCACACAACTCAATTTCAACGGCAACTACGCCATAGAACAGCCGGTGAAGTCGTACAACTTTATGAATGACTATGCCCGCGCGTTAACGGTGCATCAACGGGCGGCGCTGAACAATACGCTGCGCTCGCAGCTATTATTTAAAGACGGCACCATCGATCAGTGGATGGCACTCGCCATGATCGATCCGTTGAAATATCCCAGCACAGATTGGTGGGACATTATTATGCGCAACGGTACGATGCAGAACTATAACGTGTCGGCAACGGGCGGTACGGAAGCTTCCAACTTCTTCTTCTCCGTGGGTACGCTCGATCAGAAAGGATTGCAGATCAATAACGATTACAAACAGTACAACGCACGTTTCAACTTCGATTATAAGCTGAAGAAGAACATGAATACCGGCGTACGTTTCTTCGGTAACTGGTCGCAGTTTAAATATGCATTGGAAGATGGGTATACAGATGACGACGCCGCTAACACCGCAGGTTTCGATATGCAATACGCCATTGCCGGCATCACTCCGTACGATCCGGTGTCTGGTTACTTCGGGGGCGTAATGGCTTATAATGAAGATCCGCAGGCGTATAACCCGTACACGGTGTACACCAATGCCCTTAACCGCCAGAACCGCCAGGAGGCCAACACGATGGCTTACATCGACTGGACGCCCATCAAAGGGTTGACAGCGCGCCTGGACTATACCTTAAACTATTACAACCAGTTCCGTTATAAAGCGGATATGCCTAACCGTGCTTACAATTTTCAGCAGGGTATTTTCGGCAGCCGTATTTATGTAGGCGACAACGCGCCTATACAAAACTTTACGAATACGGGCTACAAAACCATGATGAATGCGCGACTAAACTACAATACACAGATCGGCAAAAATCATGAGCTGGGTGCGTTGTTCGTATACAGCGAAGAGTACTGGTTCGATCGTTGGCAGAACGGCTCGCGTAACGACCGTCTGTACCCGACCTTACACGAGCTGGACGCGGCACTGCCAGACATCCAGTCTGCCAGTGGTAATACGAATACAGAAGGCATGCGTTCCTATATCGGTCGTGTGAACTATACTGCATTCCAACGCTATCTGCTGGAAGCGAACTTTCGTGTGGATGGTTCTTCCCGCTTCCTGCCGGGGAGCCAGTACGGCCTGTTTTCTTCTGTAGCCGCAGGCTGGCGCTTTTCCGAAGAAGCATTTATGGCCAGCACACGTTCGTGGTTGAGCAATGGTAAAGTACGTGTTTCCTACGGTGGCCTTGGTAACAACAGTGGGGTGGGCAGATACGAGCAACTGAACACGCTGGCCTCCAGTTCTTACATGATCAATGCTACCAGCGTAAAAGGTTTGGTGAACTCTAAGATGGTAAACACTTCCCTTACCTGGGAAAATACAGACGTGCTGAACATCGGCCTGGACCTCGGTTTCTTCAATGGCCGACTCACTACGGAAATGGATTACTACGACCGTCTCACCACCGGTATGAACCGTCCGTCTGACTTCTCCATTCATTTGTCCGGCGCATACAATCCGCCGCCGCGCCGCAACATCGGTAACCTGCGCAACCGCGGTGTGGAAATGAATCTTACCTGGGCCGATAAAATGGGCGATTTCAACTACCTGTTCAACTTTAACGGTTCGCATAACTGGACTCGCCTCGAATCCTGGAACGAGTTCCTGGGCCGCGGTTATACTTTCCTGGGCATGCCTTACCACTTCGTGTATGTGTATGAAGATATGGGCATTGCGCAAACCTGGCAGGACGTGTACAACGCCACACCACAAGGCGCGCAGCCGGGCGACATCCTGCGTAAGGATTTGAACGGTGATGGAAAGATCGATGGTAATGACCAGAAAGCGTATCCGAAGTTGCAGCGCGATCGTCCGACGACGTTCCTTTCCTTGCGCAGTTCATTATCCTGGAAAGGCATTGATCTGTCGTTCCTGTTGACCGGCGCCTTGGGTAGAAAAGACTATGTGACCAATAACTACAACAACACGAATATGGGCACGCAGCGTTACGCATCCACCTGGGACCACTACTACAACACCTGGAACCTGGATAACCGCGCCGCCGAATGGCCACGCCTTGGCGGATCTGGTGGTAACCGTTCTGAAACCCAGTACTGGCTGGATAACATGAACTACATGCGTTTGAAAAATATCCAATTGGGTTATAACCTGCCGCAGCAATGGATGGAGAAACTGAAGATCAACAACTTCAGGGTGTTTGGTTCCACCGAGAACTTGGCTACCATCACGAAGTATCGCGGTCTGGACCCGGAAATTCAGGCAAACAGGAGCAATGCCTATCCTCTTACCAAGTCGTATTCCGTTGGCGTTAACGTAGGCTTCTAA
- a CDS encoding GNAT family N-acetyltransferase has translation MEKPLVTPHLIIREITLADDQFILKLLNMPSWLKFIGDRNIHTVTDARRYIRTGPLRSYEENGFGAWVVVSKATLRPAGMCGFFKRAYLDVPDLGFAFLPEYEGKGYAREAVTACLDYARTSLGLQSLLAITLPHNDRCISLLERTGFRFLKTIAPQNDESLSLYELKQLF, from the coding sequence ATGGAGAAACCGCTAGTAACGCCACACCTGATCATACGCGAAATTACGCTTGCCGACGACCAGTTTATTCTCAAATTACTGAACATGCCGTCGTGGCTGAAATTCATTGGCGATCGTAATATTCATACGGTTACGGATGCACGGCGATACATCCGCACCGGACCACTGCGCAGTTATGAGGAAAATGGATTTGGGGCCTGGGTGGTAGTGAGTAAAGCGACACTTCGTCCGGCCGGTATGTGTGGCTTTTTTAAACGCGCGTACCTGGATGTACCCGATCTTGGTTTTGCATTTTTGCCAGAATATGAAGGGAAGGGTTATGCAAGGGAAGCAGTTACTGCCTGTCTCGACTACGCCCGCACTTCGCTCGGCCTGCAAAGCCTGTTGGCCATCACACTTCCGCACAACGATCGCTGCATCTCATTGCTTGAACGAACGGGCTTCCGTTTCCTTAAAACGATTGCACCACAGAACGACGAATCTTTGTCTTTATACGAACTGAAACAGCTGTTTTAG
- a CDS encoding macro domain-containing protein, whose protein sequence is MQYILIDTKPEMIGAWNSYFKDQPNVDIVHGDITRLNCDAIVSPANSFGFMDGGLDYLISERLGWDLEKELQRRIKALPEGELLVGTAMVVATGDNAIPFIISAPTMRVPTNFNIDTSVNAYLAMKAVLLHARQHDDIHCVAIPGLCTGVGRMSPIISARQMWYAFQEIELGEKQDFSSFGAAQKYHRHINPDGKLWH, encoded by the coding sequence ATGCAATACATTCTGATCGATACTAAACCCGAAATGATCGGTGCCTGGAATAGTTACTTCAAGGACCAGCCAAACGTTGACATCGTTCACGGCGATATTACCCGTTTAAATTGTGACGCGATCGTTAGTCCGGCCAACTCATTCGGCTTTATGGACGGCGGCCTGGATTACCTTATTTCCGAACGGCTCGGGTGGGACCTGGAAAAGGAACTGCAACGGCGCATCAAAGCATTGCCGGAAGGTGAGCTGCTCGTAGGCACCGCCATGGTTGTAGCAACCGGCGACAATGCTATTCCTTTCATCATCTCCGCCCCTACAATGCGCGTGCCGACCAACTTTAATATTGACACATCCGTAAACGCCTACCTGGCGATGAAAGCGGTACTACTGCATGCGCGGCAGCACGATGATATTCATTGCGTAGCCATACCTGGCCTGTGCACCGGTGTGGGCAGGATGTCGCCCATTATTTCGGCGCGGCAGATGTGGTATGCCTTCCAGGAAATTGAACTGGGCGAAAAGCAGGATTTTTCAAGCTTTGGGGCAGCGCAAAAGTATCACCGGCATATTAACCCGGATGGCAAATTGTGGCATTAA
- a CDS encoding DEAD/DEAH box helicase, translating into MTFEDLNLNRPLLNALSDLGLTTPTTIQQKVFSVVMSGQDVCGIAQTGTGKTLAYLLPALRQLEFSKEKSPRILIIVPTRELVAQVVEEVKKLTAYMSVEVLGIYGGTNMNPQMAAAKEKQDIIVATPGRLVDVALSGALKLKSIKKLVIDEVDEMLNLGFRTQLKHIFDLLPAKRQNLMFSATITEEVEALIQSYFNHPVTVEAAPAGTPLKSIRQSGYEVPNFNTKVNLLELLITSDPEMTKVLVFVATKSLADQLYEQVETRFPGQVGVIHSNKEQNHRFNTVKQFKNGTYRFIIATDIIARGLDIAEVTHVINFDAPEQPESYIHRIGRTGRADKEGIAILLTTPREQEQKEQIEALMNYQVPMLPLPEQLVVSDVLTPDEMPQVIVKEIKLKPVNREGAGAAFHEKKAKNLKTNKTMTHAEKMQLKYGKPKTRGAKKKKR; encoded by the coding sequence ATGACTTTTGAAGATTTAAACCTTAACAGGCCGCTGCTCAATGCCTTGTCCGACCTGGGCCTCACTACACCTACCACCATCCAGCAGAAAGTGTTTTCGGTGGTAATGTCCGGCCAGGACGTGTGCGGCATCGCGCAAACGGGTACGGGTAAAACACTGGCTTACCTGCTGCCGGCCCTGCGACAGCTGGAGTTTTCAAAAGAAAAATCTCCGCGGATACTGATTATTGTACCTACCCGCGAACTCGTAGCGCAGGTTGTGGAAGAGGTGAAGAAGCTTACCGCCTATATGAGCGTAGAGGTGCTCGGCATTTACGGCGGCACCAATATGAATCCGCAGATGGCCGCGGCTAAAGAAAAGCAGGACATTATCGTAGCTACGCCCGGCCGTTTGGTGGACGTGGCACTCAGCGGTGCCCTGAAACTGAAGTCTATTAAGAAACTGGTGATCGATGAGGTGGACGAAATGCTGAACCTCGGTTTCCGCACGCAGCTCAAACATATATTCGACCTGCTGCCTGCAAAACGGCAGAACCTCATGTTCTCCGCTACCATCACCGAAGAGGTGGAAGCATTGATCCAGTCGTACTTTAACCACCCCGTAACGGTGGAAGCTGCACCTGCAGGCACGCCACTGAAAAGCATTCGTCAGTCCGGGTACGAAGTGCCTAACTTCAACACGAAAGTAAACCTGCTGGAACTGCTCATCACCAGCGATCCGGAAATGACGAAGGTGCTGGTGTTCGTGGCTACAAAGTCACTGGCAGACCAGTTGTACGAACAGGTGGAAACGCGGTTTCCCGGACAGGTAGGTGTGATCCATTCCAACAAAGAACAAAACCATCGTTTTAACACGGTGAAGCAGTTCAAGAACGGCACTTACCGTTTCATCATTGCTACGGATATCATCGCCCGCGGTTTGGATATTGCGGAAGTAACGCACGTAATCAACTTTGACGCGCCCGAGCAGCCGGAAAGTTATATTCACCGCATCGGTCGTACCGGTCGTGCCGACAAGGAAGGTATCGCCATCCTGCTTACCACACCGCGCGAGCAGGAGCAAAAGGAGCAGATCGAAGCGCTTATGAACTACCAGGTACCGATGTTGCCTTTGCCTGAGCAGCTCGTGGTTTCAGACGTACTTACGCCAGACGAGATGCCACAGGTAATTGTGAAGGAAATCAAGCTGAAACCTGTGAACCGCGAAGGTGCCGGTGCGGCTTTCCATGAGAAGAAGGCCAAGAACCTGAAAACGAATAAGACGATGACCCACGCAGAAAAAATGCAGCTAAAATATGGCAAGCCGAAAACCCGGGGAGCCAAAAAGAAAAAACGTTAG
- a CDS encoding DinB family protein has protein sequence MAANNLEVWQRGPVAGIPALLQPVAHALLQAREEIERLMEGFHDAWLWERPAGVASPAFHLQHLIGVLDRLFTYARAEALSAEQLEYLEQEAIVHKDLTTTTLLERFTWQVEQSIRQLENTPEDSLTEVRGVGRKQIPSTVIGLLFHAAEHTMRHTGQLIVTVSVLKSKE, from the coding sequence ATGGCGGCAAATAACCTGGAAGTATGGCAGCGCGGACCGGTAGCGGGCATCCCTGCTTTATTGCAACCTGTAGCACACGCATTGCTGCAGGCACGCGAGGAAATAGAAAGACTGATGGAGGGATTTCATGACGCCTGGCTGTGGGAGCGCCCCGCAGGCGTAGCGTCGCCCGCTTTTCACCTGCAACATCTCATCGGCGTGCTCGACCGGCTGTTTACCTACGCCCGCGCGGAAGCATTAAGCGCAGAGCAGCTGGAGTACCTGGAGCAGGAGGCGATCGTGCATAAAGATCTTACGACGACCACGCTGCTCGAGCGTTTCACCTGGCAGGTGGAGCAAAGCATCAGACAGCTGGAAAATACGCCGGAAGATAGTCTTACCGAAGTAAGGGGCGTAGGCCGTAAGCAGATCCCATCCACCGTAATAGGATTACTTTTCCACGCAGCAGAGCATACCATGCGGCATACGGGACAGCTCATCGTTACGGTAAGCGTGCTGAAAAGCAAAGAATAG